In Candidatus Methylomirabilota bacterium, a genomic segment contains:
- a CDS encoding MlaD family protein, with translation MPDRRTFGLQVRIGLFVVVALAVFLGVIYLLGARARYFERKYELHADFTEVGGLIEGATVRLAGVQIGRVTRVVLSPEVGGKVRVTVTVARQFKDRIRGDSEAQIVTQGLLGDKLVEITQGTPATAALKEGDVLRTRDPVEMGRMFSAGAGLVTTISRLADQLQGSIQKLDQSGAIEDLGATMKSARRVVEEVEKGKGWLHVLVYEEPEAIKRLNSLLADAQAALAKAQMGDGAIAVLLAPESGRAVRSFLNAMDTFGRAVDKAKGPGDDVGPLLTLLLDPQYKPVAQDVQGLAKNLREISERLVAGQGFLGGLLTEKEDGPMGEAASDFRVAMANLRVITDRLKAGEGTVGALLEDPTVYENLAAFLEGAQRSFLLRSLIRSSIGAGAGAGDGAKEKK, from the coding sequence CGCTCGCGGTGTTCCTCGGCGTCATCTACCTCCTGGGCGCCCGCGCCCGCTACTTCGAGAGGAAGTACGAGCTCCACGCCGACTTCACGGAGGTCGGCGGCCTCATCGAGGGCGCCACCGTGCGTTTGGCCGGGGTACAGATCGGCCGTGTGACCAGGGTCGTGCTCTCGCCCGAGGTCGGCGGGAAGGTGCGCGTGACCGTCACGGTGGCCCGACAGTTCAAGGACCGCATCCGCGGCGACTCTGAGGCTCAGATCGTCACGCAGGGCCTCCTCGGCGACAAGCTCGTGGAGATCACCCAGGGCACGCCCGCCACTGCCGCCCTCAAGGAAGGCGACGTGCTGCGCACGCGCGACCCCGTGGAGATGGGGCGCATGTTCTCTGCGGGTGCGGGCCTGGTCACCACGATCAGTCGCCTCGCCGACCAGCTCCAGGGCTCGATCCAGAAGCTCGACCAAAGCGGGGCCATCGAGGACCTCGGCGCCACCATGAAGAGCGCGCGCCGGGTGGTGGAGGAGGTCGAGAAGGGCAAGGGATGGCTGCACGTCCTCGTCTACGAGGAGCCCGAGGCGATCAAGCGGTTGAACTCCTTGCTCGCCGACGCGCAGGCCGCCCTCGCCAAGGCGCAAATGGGTGACGGGGCCATCGCCGTCCTCCTCGCGCCCGAGAGCGGGCGAGCCGTGCGCTCGTTCCTCAATGCCATGGACACCTTCGGCAGAGCGGTGGACAAGGCCAAGGGCCCCGGCGACGACGTCGGCCCGCTGCTGACCCTGCTCCTCGACCCCCAGTACAAGCCCGTGGCCCAAGACGTCCAGGGCCTCGCCAAGAACCTGCGCGAGATCTCGGAACGGCTGGTCGCCGGGCAGGGGTTCCTCGGGGGGCTCCTGACCGAGAAGGAGGACGGGCCGATGGGCGAGGCGGCTTCGGACTTCCGGGTGGCCATGGCCAATCTCCGGGTCATCACCGACCGTCTCAAGGCCGGGGAAGGCACGGTGGGCGCGCTGCTCGAAGATCCGACCGTGTACGAGAATCTGGCCGCTTTCCTGGAAGGCGCCCAGCGGAGCTTCCTGCTGCGGTCGCTGATCCGCAGCTCCATCGGCGCGGGCGCCGGAGCCGGTGACGGCGCCAAGGAGAAGAAG